One window of Anaerolineales bacterium genomic DNA carries:
- a CDS encoding peptide ABC transporter substrate-binding protein, producing the protein MKRIILGLFALVMIGSFTLTASVPNALALQIGVPLDQALVYNGGESANLRDYDPATTYSAGDKLVFSGLVALDPLMNIVPDLAENWEVTGGGTVYTFHIRENAKFHDGRDVTAQDVVFSWERAASPEFQSDTVLTYMGDIVGVHEKYFGEAKTISGLKVIDEKTLQVTIDAPKPYFLMKLTFPTSFIVDKDNVSIGEEWVRTPNGTGPYKLTEWKSYEYIIYEANPDFYLGAPSIPYVVYKLYAGSDVRLFETGDVDIAGVGLYDVERMLDPNEPMNGNLVTGVDLCTNYVVFDVTKPPFDDVNVRKAFSMAFDRRRYIDVLYQGLALPAVGLYPPGMPGFDYGLKGLPFDPEQARELLAQSKYGGPEGMPEIIYTNSGVGSYIGGNVAALADMWEHYLGVTIRVENLDFNFYYQQIFSGNHGQIFDGGWCADYPDPENFADVLFHSDMPQNHGGYSNPELDALLEAARIEPDVTRRIGMYQEAERIIVDDSPVLFLTHSLSYLLVQPYVKGFVYTPISISNERYMWLDGK; encoded by the coding sequence ATGAAAAGAATCATTCTCGGTTTATTCGCGCTTGTAATGATCGGTTCATTTACTCTCACCGCCAGTGTGCCGAACGCGCTTGCCTTGCAGATCGGCGTGCCTTTGGACCAGGCACTGGTTTATAACGGGGGCGAATCTGCCAATTTGCGTGATTACGACCCCGCTACTACATACAGCGCTGGCGATAAATTGGTCTTTAGCGGGCTGGTTGCGCTCGATCCACTCATGAACATCGTTCCGGATCTTGCCGAAAACTGGGAAGTCACCGGCGGCGGGACGGTTTACACGTTTCATATCCGTGAGAACGCCAAATTCCATGACGGGCGCGATGTCACCGCGCAGGATGTGGTCTTTTCGTGGGAGCGGGCCGCGAGCCCTGAATTTCAATCGGATACCGTCCTGACCTATATGGGCGATATCGTCGGTGTGCATGAGAAATATTTCGGTGAAGCCAAAACCATCAGCGGATTGAAGGTCATCGACGAGAAGACGCTCCAGGTCACGATCGATGCGCCGAAGCCTTACTTCCTCATGAAGTTAACCTTCCCCACTTCCTTCATCGTGGATAAGGATAATGTCTCCATTGGTGAGGAATGGGTACGAACACCGAATGGGACGGGTCCCTATAAGTTGACCGAATGGAAATCCTACGAATACATCATCTATGAAGCCAACCCGGATTTCTATCTCGGCGCGCCGTCCATTCCATATGTTGTTTATAAACTTTACGCGGGCTCCGATGTGCGTCTTTTCGAAACCGGTGATGTGGATATTGCGGGCGTGGGTCTATACGATGTGGAACGCATGCTCGACCCGAACGAACCCATGAATGGAAACCTCGTCACCGGCGTGGATCTTTGCACCAATTACGTCGTCTTCGATGTGACAAAACCGCCCTTCGACGATGTGAACGTGCGCAAAGCTTTCAGCATGGCGTTCGACCGCCGGCGATATATCGATGTTTTGTATCAAGGGCTGGCGCTGCCCGCGGTCGGGTTGTATCCGCCCGGCATGCCCGGTTTTGACTATGGATTGAAAGGCCTGCCCTTCGATCCTGAACAGGCGCGCGAATTGCTGGCACAGTCCAAGTATGGCGGTCCCGAAGGGATGCCGGAGATAATCTACACCAACTCGGGCGTCGGCAGTTACATCGGCGGGAACGTCGCCGCGCTGGCGGATATGTGGGAGCATTACCTCGGCGTGACGATCCGGGTTGAGAACCTCGATTTCAATTTCTATTACCAGCAGATATTCTCGGGCAATCACGGTCAGATCTTCGATGGCGGTTGGTGCGCCGATTACCCCGACCCCGAAAACTTTGCGGATGTTTTATTTCACAGCGATATGCCGCAGAATCACGGCGGCTACTCGAACCCCGAGTTGGATGCTCTTCTCGAAGCCGCGCGCATCGAACCCGATGTGACCAGACGCATCGGCATGTACCAGGAAGCCGAACGCATCATCGTGGATGATTCTCCCGTGCTCTTCCTGACCCATTCGCTTTCGTATCTGCTGGTACAGCCTTACGTAAAGGGTTTTGTTTACACCCCGATATCGATCTCGAATGAAAGGTACATGTGGCTGGATGGGAAATGA
- a CDS encoding LysM peptidoglycan-binding domain-containing protein, translating to MRKLASLLLFLSACAPAGSQTADVPLQPHHTFTPVKTTTPNVLPFDTPIPTNTLQVYTVEEGDTLSEIAEKFKIPQADLIAANPDVNPNALPIGTTLFIPDPSSTQNAASFLTPVPVPVTQAACHPTADSGLWCFALVQNNTPGLIENVSAQINLLDENNNAVASQTAFLPLDIIQPNESLPVYAFFPNAPLDSTPQIQMLSAMQGSGMGYLPVSLENTSAEMDWSGMTAKVSGQVYLPAESKAATVVWVAAVAYDRYGTVIGVRRWEGGGIQPGGMIRFEFQVSSVGGGIEAVEFAVQAR from the coding sequence ATGCGAAAACTCGCATCTTTACTTCTGTTTCTCTCTGCGTGCGCACCGGCAGGCTCTCAAACGGCGGATGTCCCGCTTCAACCCCATCACACATTCACGCCTGTAAAGACAACCACGCCGAACGTTCTGCCGTTCGATACCCCCATCCCCACGAACACATTGCAGGTGTATACCGTCGAAGAAGGCGATACATTGAGCGAGATCGCCGAAAAATTCAAGATTCCCCAAGCGGATCTAATCGCGGCAAACCCGGATGTGAATCCGAACGCGCTCCCCATCGGCACGACTCTTTTCATTCCGGACCCTTCCTCCACGCAAAACGCCGCTTCATTCCTTACGCCCGTGCCTGTTCCCGTTACCCAGGCCGCCTGCCACCCCACCGCGGATTCGGGCTTGTGGTGCTTTGCGCTCGTTCAAAACAATACGCCGGGTCTGATCGAGAACGTCTCCGCCCAAATAAATCTCCTGGATGAAAACAATAATGCCGTTGCAAGCCAGACCGCGTTCCTTCCATTGGATATCATTCAACCGAACGAGTCTCTGCCGGTTTATGCGTTCTTTCCGAACGCGCCACTCGATTCAACTCCGCAAATCCAAATGCTGAGTGCCATGCAAGGAAGCGGCATGGGTTATTTACCCGTCTCTCTTGAAAACACATCCGCTGAGATGGATTGGAGCGGAATGACCGCAAAAGTCAGCGGGCAGGTTTATTTGCCGGCCGAATCAAAAGCCGCAACCGTGGTTTGGGTCGCGGCTGTGGCGTATGACCGATATGGAACCGTCATTGGAGTCCGCCGCTGGGAGGGCGGAGGAATCCAGCCGGGGGGAATGATCCGCTTTGAATTTCAAGTATCGAGCGTCGGCGGGGGGATCGAGGCGGTGGAGTTTGCGGTCCAAGCCCGCTGA
- a CDS encoding aldo/keto reductase gives MNYRHLGRTGIRVSELSLGSWITFNRQVDVDSAVEIMKVAYDLGVNFFDNAEVYAGGKSEEVMGAALKKLGWRRGSYLVSTKLFWGLHDGVNEKDTLNRKRLIEGVNGSLGRMQLDYVDILYCHRPDKTTPIEETVWAMHNIIEWGKALYWGTSEWAAAEIMEAIAIAERHHLHKPVTEQPVYNLFERKRFSGEYVRFYRDHGYGTTTFSPLALGVLSGKYNQGIPEDSRAGVLKSDWMTESATDKDKIAKVQALEPLAKELDCTLSQLSLAWCLKNPFVSTVITGASRVDQVHENMKAGDVAPKITPEMMEQIDVIFGVKKEEEDD, from the coding sequence ATGAATTATCGTCATCTTGGAAGGACAGGGATCCGCGTCAGCGAATTATCGCTGGGTTCGTGGATCACATTCAATCGGCAGGTGGATGTGGACTCGGCGGTGGAAATCATGAAAGTGGCGTACGACCTGGGCGTGAATTTTTTCGATAATGCCGAGGTGTACGCCGGGGGTAAATCGGAGGAGGTGATGGGGGCGGCTTTGAAGAAATTGGGATGGCGCAGGGGAAGTTATCTGGTATCCACCAAGTTATTCTGGGGTTTGCATGACGGGGTGAACGAAAAAGACACGTTGAATCGCAAGCGGCTGATCGAAGGGGTCAACGGATCGTTGGGGCGAATGCAGCTTGATTATGTGGATATTCTTTATTGTCACCGTCCCGACAAGACCACGCCCATCGAAGAGACGGTATGGGCGATGCACAATATCATCGAATGGGGCAAGGCGTTGTATTGGGGCACGTCCGAGTGGGCGGCGGCGGAGATCATGGAAGCGATCGCAATCGCGGAGAGACATCACCTGCACAAACCCGTCACCGAGCAGCCTGTATACAATCTGTTCGAGCGTAAACGATTCTCCGGGGAGTATGTGCGGTTTTATCGCGACCACGGATATGGGACGACGACATTCAGTCCGCTGGCATTGGGCGTATTGAGCGGCAAATATAATCAGGGCATCCCAGAGGACAGCCGGGCGGGCGTGCTCAAATCGGATTGGATGACGGAGAGCGCCACCGACAAGGATAAGATCGCAAAGGTCCAGGCGCTCGAACCGCTCGCCAAGGAATTGGATTGCACACTGTCGCAATTATCCCTTGCGTGGTGTTTAAAGAATCCATTCGTCAGTACGGTGATCACCGGCGCGAGCCGCGTCGACCAGGTACATGAGAATATGAAAGCAGGCGATGTCGCGCCAAAGATCACGCCGGAGATGATGGAACAGATCGATGTGATCTTCGGGGTAAAGAAGGAAGAAGAGGACGATTAA
- a CDS encoding FAD-dependent thymidylate synthase: protein MPKRDIYLLSPRALSPETIAVAFAKTSRSPESFREIAAELSDESSAKFHEKWVVGYGHASVAEHAVLHIAFENVSRVAIEAIEGNRLASYTEKSTRYQKWGPDDFTIPPELDRHSLRDEFAETVRLLFSTYAESLNPIRNLIVERTPRRENESDDAYDRRIRSQYVDRCRFLLPAAANANVGMTANARVVENTIRKMLSHPLEEVRQIGETLKEVAKGETPTLVKYADANEYVIETVKELGNREWGMGNTPTDWCSLIDYDKDGEKKILAAALYRFDEIPYADALAYVKSLRKNGREALAESLLGKLGKYDVPLRELEYSAYTFDLVMDQGAYAEFKRHRMMTQTPQRLTTRLGFTTPLLITEAGFGSKYEAAMEAAHRMYEKLHAFNPDVAQYIVPNGFNRRVLAQFNLREAFAFCQLRSAANAHFSIRRVAQKIYEEISNVHPLLTKYMNLREETWQSVEQNYFSKI from the coding sequence ATGCCCAAACGAGATATTTATCTACTATCCCCGCGCGCGCTCAGCCCGGAAACCATTGCCGTGGCATTTGCCAAAACATCGCGTTCGCCCGAATCCTTCCGCGAGATTGCAGCAGAGTTGAGCGATGAATCATCCGCGAAATTCCATGAGAAATGGGTCGTCGGTTACGGCCACGCTTCGGTTGCCGAACACGCCGTCCTGCACATCGCGTTTGAAAATGTCTCACGTGTCGCCATCGAAGCCATAGAAGGTAACCGCCTCGCTTCGTACACCGAAAAATCCACACGCTATCAAAAATGGGGACCGGATGATTTCACGATTCCCCCCGAGCTTGATAGACATTCCTTGCGGGATGAATTTGCGGAAACGGTGCGCCTCCTCTTCTCGACCTATGCTGAATCATTGAACCCGATCAGGAATCTCATCGTCGAGCGGACTCCGCGCCGCGAAAACGAATCCGACGACGCCTACGACCGCCGCATCCGGTCGCAATACGTGGACCGCTGCCGCTTTCTCCTTCCCGCCGCCGCCAACGCCAACGTCGGCATGACCGCCAACGCGCGCGTCGTCGAAAATACGATCCGCAAAATGCTCTCCCACCCGCTCGAAGAGGTGCGTCAGATCGGCGAAACGTTGAAGGAAGTCGCCAAGGGTGAAACGCCTACATTGGTGAAGTATGCGGATGCGAATGAATATGTGATTGAAACGGTGAAGGAACTGGGAAATAGGGAATGGGGAATGGGAAATACTCCAACGGATTGGTGTTCGCTGATTGATTACGACAAGGACGGCGAAAAGAAGATCCTTGCCGCGGCCTTGTACCGTTTCGATGAAATCCCCTATGCCGACGCGCTTGCTTACGTCAAATCGCTCAGGAAAAATGGACGCGAGGCACTGGCCGAATCCCTGCTTGGCAAACTTGGCAAATACGACGTCCCCCTGCGCGAGTTGGAATACTCCGCCTATACCTTTGACCTCGTCATGGACCAGGGCGCGTATGCCGAGTTCAAACGTCACCGCATGATGACACAGACTCCGCAGCGATTGACCACAAGGCTTGGGTTCACGACTCCGCTGCTTATAACGGAAGCAGGATTCGGGTCCAAGTATGAGGCGGCAATGGAGGCGGCGCATCGGATGTACGAAAAGCTCCACGCGTTCAATCCGGATGTGGCTCAATACATCGTCCCGAACGGATTCAACCGCCGCGTGCTGGCGCAGTTCAATTTACGCGAAGCGTTCGCATTTTGTCAACTGCGAAGTGCCGCAAACGCTCATTTTTCAATCCGAAGGGTGGCGCAAAAGATTTATGAGGAGATTTCCAATGTTCACCCGTTGTTGACAAAATATATGAATCTACGGGAAGAGACCTGGCAAAGCGTGGAACAAAATTATTTTTCGAAGATATAG
- a CDS encoding histidine triad nucleotide-binding protein, whose protein sequence is MADCIFCKIVKGEIPSTSVYRDEHAYAFRDIQPAAPTHILIVPQRHIDSVNALSGEDEGTIGHLFMVAKQIAAQEGLSERGYRLVINTNAEAGQTVFHIHLHLLGGRQLTKMG, encoded by the coding sequence ATGGCTGATTGCATCTTTTGCAAGATCGTTAAAGGCGAGATTCCCAGCACAAGTGTCTATCGCGATGAGCACGCTTACGCATTTCGCGATATACAACCCGCCGCGCCGACCCACATCCTGATCGTCCCGCAACGGCATATCGACTCGGTCAACGCCCTGAGCGGAGAAGACGAGGGAACCATCGGTCATCTTTTCATGGTCGCAAAACAGATCGCGGCGCAGGAAGGATTAAGCGAACGAGGTTATCGCCTGGTCATCAACACAAACGCCGAAGCCGGGCAGACCGTCTTTCATATCCACCTTCACCTGCTCGGCGGCAGGCAGCTGACAAAAATGGGATGA
- a CDS encoding polysaccharide deacetylase family protein, whose protein sequence is MKSRFILTLGLLTTLLASCGPSAPTTDPSIALTAAFETAFAQLSAPTATPQITDTPVPTPTVPRTPPALPGTYQSSLLKPEDLPRTYVQDTCQYLKNKWDSTKSAPGTIVMVIMHHGINKGAASGNDVTVSVHKQIMNDLHESGFTAINMQQMADFMYDNAKIPQRSVLFIVDDRHFAEYFNDHWRPYFEQWGWSVVNGYIGIDERTDLWAENAALSAEGWVDYQSHGYIHNIPISEGSTDDFIISEMQGAINSIQKYMNKTPIGYIWPGGGFSRRAVEIGPTLGYKLAFTVNQRGPVMYNWIPQADAVNASNPLAIPETPAGNPLMTIPRYWSANVRENIGNVIAIGDEAIAYAEQNKGVELEYYDIVCAPAYGPIP, encoded by the coding sequence ATGAAATCACGCTTCATTCTGACACTCGGCCTGTTGACTACGCTTCTCGCTTCGTGCGGTCCCTCAGCTCCAACCACCGACCCAAGCATCGCGCTGACGGCCGCTTTCGAAACAGCCTTTGCCCAACTCAGCGCGCCGACTGCGACTCCGCAGATCACAGATACCCCCGTCCCGACCCCGACCGTTCCCCGCACTCCGCCTGCATTGCCGGGCACTTATCAATCCTCATTGCTGAAACCGGAGGATCTTCCGCGTACTTATGTGCAGGACACATGCCAATACTTAAAGAACAAATGGGACTCGACCAAATCCGCGCCTGGAACCATTGTGATGGTCATCATGCATCACGGCATCAACAAAGGCGCAGCGAGCGGAAATGATGTGACCGTCAGTGTGCACAAACAGATCATGAATGACCTGCACGAATCCGGTTTTACCGCGATCAACATGCAACAAATGGCGGATTTCATGTACGACAACGCCAAAATCCCCCAGCGCTCCGTCCTTTTCATCGTGGATGACCGCCACTTCGCTGAATACTTCAATGACCACTGGCGTCCCTACTTTGAACAGTGGGGCTGGTCCGTTGTCAACGGGTATATCGGCATCGATGAGCGAACCGACCTGTGGGCGGAAAACGCCGCCCTTTCCGCCGAGGGATGGGTCGATTATCAATCGCATGGTTACATTCATAACATCCCCATTTCCGAAGGCTCCACCGATGATTTCATCATCAGCGAGATGCAGGGCGCGATCAACTCGATCCAGAAATATATGAACAAGACACCCATCGGCTATATCTGGCCTGGGGGAGGATTTTCGAGGCGGGCTGTCGAGATCGGACCCACGCTTGGGTATAAACTTGCGTTCACGGTCAACCAGCGCGGACCGGTCATGTACAACTGGATTCCACAAGCGGATGCAGTCAATGCTTCGAATCCGCTTGCCATCCCTGAAACCCCCGCCGGGAATCCGCTCATGACCATTCCCCGCTATTGGAGCGCGAACGTGCGAGAGAATATAGGCAATGTGATCGCCATCGGGGATGAAGCCATCGCCTATGCCGAGCAGAACAAGGGTGTCGAACTGGAATACTACGACATCGTCTGCGCACCGGCGTACGGACCAATTCCCTGA
- a CDS encoding inositol-3-phosphate synthase, whose protein sequence is MATKKKVRTAIIGVGNCASSLVQGVQYYKNAKNEDVIPGIMHPQLGEYHIRDIEFTLAIDINATKVGRDLSEAIFAEPNNTYKFCDVPHLNAPVVRGMTHDGLGKYLSQVITKAPGSTADIVRLLKETKTEVVISFLPVGSEMATKWYVEQIIEAGCAFVNGIPVFITSSEYWGKRFEDAGLPILGDDIKSQVGATIVHRVLTSLFVDRGVKIDRTYQLNFGGNTDFLNMLERERLESKKISKTNAVTSMIPYQLDPDNVHVGPSDHVPWLTDRKWCYIRMEGTTFGEVPLNLELKLEVWDSPNSAGVMIDAIRCAKIALDRELAGPIIGPSSYFFKTPPKQFKDEVARQKVEDFVSGKSDE, encoded by the coding sequence ATGGCAACAAAGAAAAAAGTACGAACAGCGATCATCGGGGTGGGAAATTGCGCCTCCTCCCTCGTACAAGGGGTGCAGTACTATAAAAACGCAAAAAATGAAGATGTCATTCCCGGCATCATGCATCCGCAGTTGGGCGAGTATCACATCCGCGATATCGAATTCACATTGGCAATCGACATCAACGCCACCAAGGTCGGCAGGGATTTGTCCGAGGCCATTTTCGCAGAACCGAACAACACCTACAAATTTTGTGATGTCCCCCATCTCAATGCGCCAGTCGTGCGCGGCATGACCCACGACGGCTTGGGTAAATATCTCAGCCAGGTCATCACCAAGGCGCCCGGCTCCACTGCGGACATTGTACGTTTGCTAAAAGAGACCAAAACCGAAGTTGTCATCAGCTTTCTGCCCGTCGGTTCGGAGATGGCAACCAAGTGGTATGTCGAGCAGATCATCGAAGCGGGCTGTGCTTTCGTCAACGGCATTCCCGTTTTCATCACTTCGTCTGAATATTGGGGCAAGCGTTTTGAAGATGCCGGTCTGCCCATCCTCGGTGATGATATAAAGAGTCAGGTCGGGGCGACGATCGTCCACCGCGTGCTGACCAGCCTTTTCGTCGATCGAGGCGTGAAGATCGACCGTACCTATCAACTCAACTTCGGCGGCAACACAGATTTCCTCAACATGCTGGAGCGCGAACGGCTTGAAAGCAAGAAAATCTCGAAAACGAACGCGGTCACAAGTATGATCCCCTATCAACTCGATCCGGATAATGTGCATGTCGGACCCAGCGACCATGTACCCTGGCTCACCGACCGCAAATGGTGCTACATCCGCATGGAAGGCACGACCTTTGGCGAAGTACCGCTCAACCTCGAACTCAAACTTGAAGTGTGGGACAGTCCCAATAGCGCTGGTGTGATGATCGACGCTATCCGCTGCGCCAAGATCGCGCTCGACCGTGAACTCGCCGGTCCCATTATCGGGCCATCCTCCTACTTCTTCAAAACCCCGCCCAAGCAATTCAAGGACGAGGTCGCCCGACAGAAAGTGGAGGATTTTGTTTCCGGCAAAAGCGACGAGTAA